The Cololabis saira isolate AMF1-May2022 chromosome 18, fColSai1.1, whole genome shotgun sequence genome contains the following window.
atgtatgtatatatatatatatatatatatatatatatatatatatatatatatatatatatatatatatatatatatatatatatatatatatatatattagtgaataaatattagtgaagatactcacatactgctgcattggcaactgaacatctggaacaaagAATGTTAAATTCTTAGAGTTAGTTGACAATATTACACATTTATTATCTTTATtctgtcattattattaataacaatatAACTTCTGATTAACTCCTTCATTAATAAGTCACTTTTGTTACATTTCCAGTGATGCTGGAGGGAAAAAATAGTTTCTACTTCATCTTTTCTCTACATGTGCAGCTGTGACGTCTTCTCTTCAAGTCTAGTTTAGatcattgtggcagggtggatgAGCTGCAGCCGCTCAggtgatgggacacaggtgtgtcccatcagcctctccaccctgcctgccttataaggcaggacTGGGCAGCAGCAAGGGGGGAGACTGAAGATGAAGCTGCTGAGCTGTGTGATGCTGTGCTTGTGcatgtgtggcggtgtgtggattaaataaagggttctgcacaaaactctgtgtcctctctatcctgtcggtcgggcccccgtagcagaacccacaacctttgaattatatctcaacttttcaactaggagtccaatgcgctatcctggggggggggggggggggggggtcgctcCGCGGCCACGAGTGCGTCCAGCGTCGCCAGCTGCTGCTCACCCTGGTCACGGagcagggcggccaggtccgccatggcatgGGCGAGTGCGTCCAgggcccttgctgctgtccagtcctgccttataaggcaggcagggtggagaggttgatgggacacacctgtgtcccatcacctgagtggctgcagctcctccaccctgccacaatcatTTTATCCTGCACTAGTTCTTTCAAAACCAGCCGATGAAATCCAACATCTCAGACTCTCACTGACTCTCAGATCCAGAGGATGTTGTCCACCAGTCTCCACTCCATTTTCACTAACAATAACATCTTTAACTGCTTTATTCCAGTTTGAGAAAAtgctgtttgttgattttgtttcagAGTTTAACTCAATCTAACTTCAGAAACTAAATAACAACCTGACAGGCAGGTCAAACACACCTGTTTGATTTTTGGGATTGTTCCTTTTAACTTTCATCCTGTAAATGAAGAGAAACGTAGCGATGCTGACCAGAACCACCATCAGCCCCCTGACCACCCATCCAATAATCAATCTGGTATTGATCACACTGGAATCTGGAACCAAAGGATTCAACAAAATGGTCAGAAAgtcaatattaatattaatttcaTCTCAACCTAGTTTCCTTGTCTTCATGATTTCAGGGCcttacctgtaaagtccagcgtgtattcagcatctatcttcactctgtctccttcaacaacctggcaggtgaatcttctcttggagcgtctctgatgtttcaccatcagatcagaaacacagttgttctgtcctccagacacaaacccatcaccttcaccaagcagcacacttcctgtctcatccacccagatgatgctgttctgctcacagggaccGAAATAACGGTCTCTCACCAGAGAACAGCGTAAGGTCacatctccatcccttcctggatccacatctggtggagatggagagactaGAAGGAGACAAATAACTGTTATTTCAGCCACTTGAATAACACTTGAGAAACTCCTCATTTTACTGATCCAGTTTTACTGAGTGATTCTCTGATGGAAACATCAAATATTTGAACGTGTAAATAAACGCCAGGTATTTGTGGTCCAGTTCCTCCGAGAGGATCCATCATGTTGAGGACGATCCCAAACagaccaggggtccgtttcacaaagcaggttcaacaaactctgagtctaatcctgaactcttagttgatctactctgagatcggaaactctgagttttcggttccagaacagcggatttgaggtaatttactcaactctaagtagtttcacctggaagcgcgtgcgccacaactatcaaaagccagtatctatagagccctgatacaacgattcaccatggcaaccggcgacaacaacggcaaaagatccacatacttttttttttttaaactttatttaacatttcaatttacaaaatcactttgaggaaacattgcatctgaagatccacatacttcacgccgtgtcctttttcatccgaatggaattagagattttaatgcgcgcatacggcgaatttgaacatgtttttcgaaaaaagagtaacactgcagcacagaatataatataaaattaatttaacagatctctacatcattcacctgcaaccctgtggaaccccttgatggcttggacaggtttatgtaggcttgccacccgtcccttgaaatatggaattgttccgtaattgggaattaaaagttgcgttccgtattgaatcaatacagacacatattatgccagggttctccaactccggtcctgcgggagagcacctatccagcatgttttagatgtttccctgcttcagcacaccatgatacaaggagctgtgtccacaacagaactgtccggaccttgatgacaagttaatgacgaccattgattagaatcaggtgtgttcatgcagggagacatctaaaacatgctggataggtgctctccaggaccggagttggagacccttgtattatgctcttatttaaagtaagtaaattcaacttaaggcgaaacaaatattatttcccactacatgcaaagtgtgatatttcaagcctttatttgttataattttgatgattagcctatggctcacagtttatgaaaaccccaaataaaaaatctcaaaaaattagaatatattatgaaatcattaaacaattcaatcatcaaaattataacaaataaaggattaacatatattgctttgcccatcgtgaaaaatgataaaaagatggttaactttgttcaatggagagatcaaggaatacggtatttacagcacgtaattgtaggaggagaGTTTGTatctttcaatacacttatagttcaatacggagttagcaggaatacatttttagagaaccaacaacttaaggccataataaataataataatactgaccagttttcttggtcacaaatatgcttaaatacgtttactatgactaaaaacccaaacttacaacttatacagtacaaagttcttcatagaatacactatactggacaaaggatgttccagatgggctttgtcacctctaatatctgttcacaatgcacagagaacaccccagataattatatgcatgctttatggttctgtacaccggtacagaggttctggaaggagatttgtgaggatttatccacatggatcgaccacagaatcccagtgtgccccacggtatgtatattaggtcacctgggagacactcaaatagaacctaattggacacaccgggttctcactgccttatgtatcgcaaagaaaaccattctagtaaattggaaacaaaaatccagtttatgtatcaaccattttaggaatcttttatcagatcatattagtagtgagataatgtctgcctccaatgaacaacattcggctgaattgcactctctgtggtccccgattattggcttcattacctagtgggggcgggggg
Protein-coding sequences here:
- the LOC133464831 gene encoding uncharacterized protein LOC133464831; protein product: MTPRLQLFIALLLHFEAGISDDIVLHHRAGDDVVLLCNVDSSHYPCSDVDWIYNTDLYEQLIVYSGNIEETSPGADRMSLSSDCSLIINNITAEDAGCYNCWIRNNVGSTSVYLSVLTVSPSPPDVDPGRDGDVTLRCSLVRDRYFGPCEQNSIIWVDETGSVLLGEGDGFVSGGQNNCVSDLMVKHQRRSKRRFTCQVVEGDRVKIDAEYTLDFTDSSVINTRLIIGWVVRGLMVVLVSIATFLFIYRMKVKRNNPKNQTGVFDLPLNRDEDDDDDVVNYENVEDLPASVRSTDQ